Proteins found in one Sorghum bicolor cultivar BTx623 chromosome 1, Sorghum_bicolor_NCBIv3, whole genome shotgun sequence genomic segment:
- the LOC8078037 gene encoding plasma membrane ATPase isoform X2, translating to MDMASSDDMAMADLETGEEEEVLRRLGTAEEAGLTDNEAARRLRLHGPNVVVLSHHHEGSMLQRFLMALFSLWGWDHVFPKYNNMVRIILNSMSWVTVLTTIAITSAGQRPCELAIVIFIVATSLIACFIAKLVLEYAKAPLEAKAHSPRAKVLRDGRWRDVHAANLVPGDIIFLKVGDIVPANARVLRFQKIDTMTCWAKRSVDCAHDFLIYYAWTVSCGQGTAVVIATGRGIPRSTLRLYPQRYARPGQLKEGVMLAACFCASLVLVGTIAEIVLSFLLQKQNCTGMPLNAHFMPLIGGIPMAMPVFLYLALAWGSVRLCFLGIASRGTVALEDLASVDVILFNMTGTLTCNQPCFVRDKIEMFADGVSKDHAIILAARASRSQHELYIEPIDAAILRLLDDPEQARFGVQVLEHHACFFVALKLMFQTTYIDEGNGSKCCVFKGDPTKVAHQCGCSKEVKEKISTLMDELTLDGYQAIAVGHQVDSCWEFIALMPYTDDLRSDSADVVDSLIDLGLDIRVLTESPLSTTKQVCGKLGKLGTNVVPAHSVFELARNNIEVHSNINGISDLFPEDKSDVVRRLRNFGCHCAMVGYEFLDHDAIGESHIGISVADATDYTKSESDLVLTQHALMPVSSAVQISRKICQMMRSFTIFTVSSTVHLFGVRAILYLLWHFDLSSILAFMITACNYCTSFAMLFERVELNKSPDRWRVQKIITSGAAFGSYIVLTTAIFYWVASTANPFACKFKPISLMGSDEEIRAALFLQMSTINQAIALFVHSDGCCIIRFPGPVVTFSFVVSQMVATQKVVHGDLNYALTKGIGCVRAGLIWLYNLVLLLTLVLV from the exons ATGGACATGGCGTCGTCGGATGATATGGCCATGGCGGACCTG GAgacgggggaggaggaggaggtgctgCGCCGGCTAGGCACCGCGGAGGAGGCGGGCCTCACCGACAACGAGGCCGCGCGACGCCTCCGCCTCCACGGCCCCAACGTCGTTGTCCTCTCGCACCACCAC GAGGGCAGCATGCTCCAAAGATTCCTGATGGCGCTCTTCTCACTCTGGGGATGGGATCATGTCTTCCCCAAGTACAATAACATGGTCCGGATCATACTCAACTCCATGTCGTGGGTTACAGTACTGACTACAATTGCCATCACCTCAGCTGGCCAAAGACCATGCGAGTTGGCCATCGTAATTTTCATAGTAGCTACAAGCCTCATAGCATGCTTTATTGCAAAGCTTGTTTTAGAGTATGCTAAGGCTCCACTGGAGGCCAAGGCCCACTCACCAAGGGCCAAGGTTCTGAGAGATGGGAGGTGGAGAGATGTACATGCAGCAAATCTGGTCCCGGGGGATATCATATTTCTCAAGGTTGGGGACATCGTCCCAGCCAATGCTCGCGTACTCCGGTTTCAGAAAATCGACACAATGACTTGCTGGGCCAAAagatctgttgattgtgcacatGACTTCCTCATATACTATGCTTGGACTGTTTCCTGTGGCCAAGGAACCGCTGTTGTCATTGCAACTGGCCGTGGCATTCCCAGAAGCACACTGCGGCTCTACCCACAACGTTATGCTCGACCTGGGCAGCTTAAAGAAGGAGTCATGCTTGCTGCCTGCTTCTGTGCTTCCCTGGTACTTGTTGGCACTATTGCTGAGATAGTCTTAAGCTTTTTGTTACAAAAACAAAACTGCACAGGCATGCCACTCAACGCCCATTTTATGCCATTGATTGGTGGAATTCCGATGGCAATGCCTGTTTTTCTCTACTTGGCATTGGCATGGGGATCTGTGAGGCTTTGTTTTCTGGGGATTGCTAGCCGAGGGACAGTTGCACTTGAAGATCTAGCAAGTGTGGATGTGATCCTCTTCAACATGACTGGTACTTTAACTTGTAATCAGCCCTGTTTTGTCCGGGACAAGATTGAGATGTTTGCAGATGGTGTTAGTAAAGACCATGCCATAATTTTAGCTGCACGGGCATCAAGATCTCAACATGAGTTGTACATCGAACCAATTGATGCAGCTATTCTACGCCTCCTTGATGATCCAGAGCAG GCACGATTCGGTGTTCAAGtcttagagcaccatgcatgttTCTTTGTTGCACTGAAGCTGATGTTCCAGACTACATACATCGATGAAGGCAATGGATCCAAGTGCTGTGTATTCAAAGGTGATCCCACAAAG GTTGCTCATCAATGTGGCTGCAGCAAAGAAGTTAAAGAGAAAATAAGCACACTAATGGATGAACTTACTCTTGACGGATATCAGGCCATAGCTGTAGGACATCAA GTAGACTCATGCTGGGAGTTTATTGCCCTTATGCCTTACACAGATGACCTTAGAAGTGATAGTGCTGATGTTGTTGATAGCCTTATCGATCTGGGTTTAGATATAAGAGTCCTCACAG AAAGCCCATTGTCGACCACAAAGCAGGTTTGTGGAAAGCTTGGAAAACTAGGCACCAATGTGGTACCTGCGCATTCAGTGTTTGAGTTAGCTCGGAATAACATAGAAGTCCATTCAAACATCAACGGGATTTCTGATCTCTTTCCAG AGGACAAAAGCGATGTAGTAAGAAGACTAAGAAATTTTGGTTGTCATTGTGCAATGGTTGGGTATGAATTTCTGGATCATGATGCCATAGGAGAAAGCCATATTGGAATTTCAGTTGCTGATGCAACTGATTACACAAAAAGTGAATCTGATCTTGTTTTGACTCAGCATGCCCTGATGCCTGTTTCTTCAGCTGTGCAAATCAGTAGGAAGATTTGTCAGATGATGAGAAGCTTCACT ATATTCACGGTTTCATCAACTGTCCATCTT TTTGGTGTCCGTGCCATTTTATATTTATTATGGCACTTTGACTTGTCAAGTATCCTGGCTTTCATGATTACCGCTTGTAATTACT GTACGTCATTTGCAATGTTATTCGAAAGGGTGGAATTGAACAAGTCACCAGATAGATGGAGAGTTCAGAAAATCATTACAAGCGGTGCTGCTTTTGGAAGCTACATAGTTCTTACTACAGCCATTTTTTATTGGGTTGCAAGTACTGCAAACCCTTTTGCA TGTAAATTCAAACCTATATCACTGATGGGAAGTGATGAGGAAATCAGAGCTGCTTTGTTCCTTCAGATGAGCACAATAAACCAGGCTATTGCACTCTTTGTTCACTCTGATGGTTGCTGCATCATAAGATTCCCTGGGCCTGTTGTCACATTTTCCTTTGTTGTTTCCCAAATG GTGGCAACGCAAAAAGTTGTCCATGGGGATTTGAATTATGCACTAACAAAGGGTATCGGCTGTGTTAGGGCTGGATTGATATGGTTGTACAACTTAGTCCTACTTTTGACCCTGGTTTTAGTTT GA
- the LOC8078037 gene encoding plasma membrane ATPase isoform X1 has protein sequence MDMASSDDMAMADLETGEEEEVLRRLGTAEEAGLTDNEAARRLRLHGPNVVVLSHHHEGSMLQRFLMALFSLWGWDHVFPKYNNMVRIILNSMSWVTVLTTIAITSAGQRPCELAIVIFIVATSLIACFIAKLVLEYAKAPLEAKAHSPRAKVLRDGRWRDVHAANLVPGDIIFLKVGDIVPANARVLRFQKIDTMTCWAKRSVDCAHDFLIYYAWTVSCGQGTAVVIATGRGIPRSTLRLYPQRYARPGQLKEGVMLAACFCASLVLVGTIAEIVLSFLLQKQNCTGMPLNAHFMPLIGGIPMAMPVFLYLALAWGSVRLCFLGIASRGTVALEDLASVDVILFNMTGTLTCNQPCFVRDKIEMFADGVSKDHAIILAARASRSQHELYIEPIDAAILRLLDDPEQARFGVQVLEHHACFFVALKLMFQTTYIDEGNGSKCCVFKGDPTKVAHQCGCSKEVKEKISTLMDELTLDGYQAIAVGHQVDSCWEFIALMPYTDDLRSDSADVVDSLIDLGLDIRVLTESPLSTTKQVCGKLGKLGTNVVPAHSVFELARNNIEVHSNINGISDLFPEDKSDVVRRLRNFGCHCAMVGYEFLDHDAIGESHIGISVADATDYTKSESDLVLTQHALMPVSSAVQISRKICQMMRSFTIFTVSSTVHLFGVRAILYLLWHFDLSSILAFMITACNYCTSFAMLFERVELNKSPDRWRVQKIITSGAAFGSYIVLTTAIFYWVASTANPFACKFKPISLMGSDEEIRAALFLQMSTINQAIALFVHSDGCCIIRFPGPVVTFSFVVSQMVATQKVVHGDLNYALTKGIGCVRAGLIWLYNLVLLLTLVLVCRKWGHTKMTSEKLLTICMRSAILHIVLIWFLYVVLDVRVHQPVSS, from the exons ATGGACATGGCGTCGTCGGATGATATGGCCATGGCGGACCTG GAgacgggggaggaggaggaggtgctgCGCCGGCTAGGCACCGCGGAGGAGGCGGGCCTCACCGACAACGAGGCCGCGCGACGCCTCCGCCTCCACGGCCCCAACGTCGTTGTCCTCTCGCACCACCAC GAGGGCAGCATGCTCCAAAGATTCCTGATGGCGCTCTTCTCACTCTGGGGATGGGATCATGTCTTCCCCAAGTACAATAACATGGTCCGGATCATACTCAACTCCATGTCGTGGGTTACAGTACTGACTACAATTGCCATCACCTCAGCTGGCCAAAGACCATGCGAGTTGGCCATCGTAATTTTCATAGTAGCTACAAGCCTCATAGCATGCTTTATTGCAAAGCTTGTTTTAGAGTATGCTAAGGCTCCACTGGAGGCCAAGGCCCACTCACCAAGGGCCAAGGTTCTGAGAGATGGGAGGTGGAGAGATGTACATGCAGCAAATCTGGTCCCGGGGGATATCATATTTCTCAAGGTTGGGGACATCGTCCCAGCCAATGCTCGCGTACTCCGGTTTCAGAAAATCGACACAATGACTTGCTGGGCCAAAagatctgttgattgtgcacatGACTTCCTCATATACTATGCTTGGACTGTTTCCTGTGGCCAAGGAACCGCTGTTGTCATTGCAACTGGCCGTGGCATTCCCAGAAGCACACTGCGGCTCTACCCACAACGTTATGCTCGACCTGGGCAGCTTAAAGAAGGAGTCATGCTTGCTGCCTGCTTCTGTGCTTCCCTGGTACTTGTTGGCACTATTGCTGAGATAGTCTTAAGCTTTTTGTTACAAAAACAAAACTGCACAGGCATGCCACTCAACGCCCATTTTATGCCATTGATTGGTGGAATTCCGATGGCAATGCCTGTTTTTCTCTACTTGGCATTGGCATGGGGATCTGTGAGGCTTTGTTTTCTGGGGATTGCTAGCCGAGGGACAGTTGCACTTGAAGATCTAGCAAGTGTGGATGTGATCCTCTTCAACATGACTGGTACTTTAACTTGTAATCAGCCCTGTTTTGTCCGGGACAAGATTGAGATGTTTGCAGATGGTGTTAGTAAAGACCATGCCATAATTTTAGCTGCACGGGCATCAAGATCTCAACATGAGTTGTACATCGAACCAATTGATGCAGCTATTCTACGCCTCCTTGATGATCCAGAGCAG GCACGATTCGGTGTTCAAGtcttagagcaccatgcatgttTCTTTGTTGCACTGAAGCTGATGTTCCAGACTACATACATCGATGAAGGCAATGGATCCAAGTGCTGTGTATTCAAAGGTGATCCCACAAAG GTTGCTCATCAATGTGGCTGCAGCAAAGAAGTTAAAGAGAAAATAAGCACACTAATGGATGAACTTACTCTTGACGGATATCAGGCCATAGCTGTAGGACATCAA GTAGACTCATGCTGGGAGTTTATTGCCCTTATGCCTTACACAGATGACCTTAGAAGTGATAGTGCTGATGTTGTTGATAGCCTTATCGATCTGGGTTTAGATATAAGAGTCCTCACAG AAAGCCCATTGTCGACCACAAAGCAGGTTTGTGGAAAGCTTGGAAAACTAGGCACCAATGTGGTACCTGCGCATTCAGTGTTTGAGTTAGCTCGGAATAACATAGAAGTCCATTCAAACATCAACGGGATTTCTGATCTCTTTCCAG AGGACAAAAGCGATGTAGTAAGAAGACTAAGAAATTTTGGTTGTCATTGTGCAATGGTTGGGTATGAATTTCTGGATCATGATGCCATAGGAGAAAGCCATATTGGAATTTCAGTTGCTGATGCAACTGATTACACAAAAAGTGAATCTGATCTTGTTTTGACTCAGCATGCCCTGATGCCTGTTTCTTCAGCTGTGCAAATCAGTAGGAAGATTTGTCAGATGATGAGAAGCTTCACT ATATTCACGGTTTCATCAACTGTCCATCTT TTTGGTGTCCGTGCCATTTTATATTTATTATGGCACTTTGACTTGTCAAGTATCCTGGCTTTCATGATTACCGCTTGTAATTACT GTACGTCATTTGCAATGTTATTCGAAAGGGTGGAATTGAACAAGTCACCAGATAGATGGAGAGTTCAGAAAATCATTACAAGCGGTGCTGCTTTTGGAAGCTACATAGTTCTTACTACAGCCATTTTTTATTGGGTTGCAAGTACTGCAAACCCTTTTGCA TGTAAATTCAAACCTATATCACTGATGGGAAGTGATGAGGAAATCAGAGCTGCTTTGTTCCTTCAGATGAGCACAATAAACCAGGCTATTGCACTCTTTGTTCACTCTGATGGTTGCTGCATCATAAGATTCCCTGGGCCTGTTGTCACATTTTCCTTTGTTGTTTCCCAAATG GTGGCAACGCAAAAAGTTGTCCATGGGGATTTGAATTATGCACTAACAAAGGGTATCGGCTGTGTTAGGGCTGGATTGATATGGTTGTACAACTTAGTCCTACTTTTGACCCTGGTTTTAGTTT GTCGCAAATGGGGACACACAAAGATGACTAGTGAAAAGTTGTTGACAATATGCATGCGTTCAGCTATCCTACACATAGTTCTTATCTGGTTTCTGTACGTGGTACTTGATGTTAGGGTACATCAGCCGGTCTCAAGTTAG
- the LOC8078037 gene encoding plasma membrane ATPase isoform X3 gives MDMASSDDMAMADLETGEEEEVLRRLGTAEEAGLTDNEAARRLRLHGPNVVVLSHHHEGSMLQRFLMALFSLWGWDHVFPKYNNMVRIILNSMSWVTVLTTIAITSAGQRPCELAIVIFIVATSLIACFIAKLVLEYAKAPLEAKAHSPRAKVLRDGRWRDVHAANLVPGDIIFLKVGDIVPANARVLRFQKIDTMTCWAKRSVDCAHDFLIYYAWTVSCGQGTAVVIATGRGIPRSTLRLYPQRYARPGQLKEGVMLAACFCASLVLVGTIAEIVLSFLLQKQNCTGMPLNAHFMPLIGGIPMAMPVFLYLALAWGSVRLCFLGIASRGTVALEDLASVDVILFNMTGTLTCNQPCFVRDKIEMFADGVSKDHAIILAARASRSQHELYIEPIDAAILRLLDDPEQARFGVQVLEHHACFFVALKLMFQTTYIDEGNGSKCCVFKGDPTKVAHQCGCSKEVKEKISTLMDELTLDGYQAIAVGHQVDSCWEFIALMPYTDDLRSDSADVVDSLIDLGLDIRVLTESPLSTTKQVCGKLGKLGTNVVPAHSVFELARNNIEVHSNINGISDLFPDIHGFINCPSCTSFAMLFERVELNKSPDRWRVQKIITSGAAFGSYIVLTTAIFYWVASTANPFACKFKPISLMGSDEEIRAALFLQMSTINQAIALFVHSDGCCIIRFPGPVVTFSFVVSQMVATQKVVHGDLNYALTKGIGCVRAGLIWLYNLVLLLTLVLVCRKWGHTKMTSEKLLTICMRSAILHIVLIWFLYVVLDVRVHQPVSS, from the exons ATGGACATGGCGTCGTCGGATGATATGGCCATGGCGGACCTG GAgacgggggaggaggaggaggtgctgCGCCGGCTAGGCACCGCGGAGGAGGCGGGCCTCACCGACAACGAGGCCGCGCGACGCCTCCGCCTCCACGGCCCCAACGTCGTTGTCCTCTCGCACCACCAC GAGGGCAGCATGCTCCAAAGATTCCTGATGGCGCTCTTCTCACTCTGGGGATGGGATCATGTCTTCCCCAAGTACAATAACATGGTCCGGATCATACTCAACTCCATGTCGTGGGTTACAGTACTGACTACAATTGCCATCACCTCAGCTGGCCAAAGACCATGCGAGTTGGCCATCGTAATTTTCATAGTAGCTACAAGCCTCATAGCATGCTTTATTGCAAAGCTTGTTTTAGAGTATGCTAAGGCTCCACTGGAGGCCAAGGCCCACTCACCAAGGGCCAAGGTTCTGAGAGATGGGAGGTGGAGAGATGTACATGCAGCAAATCTGGTCCCGGGGGATATCATATTTCTCAAGGTTGGGGACATCGTCCCAGCCAATGCTCGCGTACTCCGGTTTCAGAAAATCGACACAATGACTTGCTGGGCCAAAagatctgttgattgtgcacatGACTTCCTCATATACTATGCTTGGACTGTTTCCTGTGGCCAAGGAACCGCTGTTGTCATTGCAACTGGCCGTGGCATTCCCAGAAGCACACTGCGGCTCTACCCACAACGTTATGCTCGACCTGGGCAGCTTAAAGAAGGAGTCATGCTTGCTGCCTGCTTCTGTGCTTCCCTGGTACTTGTTGGCACTATTGCTGAGATAGTCTTAAGCTTTTTGTTACAAAAACAAAACTGCACAGGCATGCCACTCAACGCCCATTTTATGCCATTGATTGGTGGAATTCCGATGGCAATGCCTGTTTTTCTCTACTTGGCATTGGCATGGGGATCTGTGAGGCTTTGTTTTCTGGGGATTGCTAGCCGAGGGACAGTTGCACTTGAAGATCTAGCAAGTGTGGATGTGATCCTCTTCAACATGACTGGTACTTTAACTTGTAATCAGCCCTGTTTTGTCCGGGACAAGATTGAGATGTTTGCAGATGGTGTTAGTAAAGACCATGCCATAATTTTAGCTGCACGGGCATCAAGATCTCAACATGAGTTGTACATCGAACCAATTGATGCAGCTATTCTACGCCTCCTTGATGATCCAGAGCAG GCACGATTCGGTGTTCAAGtcttagagcaccatgcatgttTCTTTGTTGCACTGAAGCTGATGTTCCAGACTACATACATCGATGAAGGCAATGGATCCAAGTGCTGTGTATTCAAAGGTGATCCCACAAAG GTTGCTCATCAATGTGGCTGCAGCAAAGAAGTTAAAGAGAAAATAAGCACACTAATGGATGAACTTACTCTTGACGGATATCAGGCCATAGCTGTAGGACATCAA GTAGACTCATGCTGGGAGTTTATTGCCCTTATGCCTTACACAGATGACCTTAGAAGTGATAGTGCTGATGTTGTTGATAGCCTTATCGATCTGGGTTTAGATATAAGAGTCCTCACAG AAAGCCCATTGTCGACCACAAAGCAGGTTTGTGGAAAGCTTGGAAAACTAGGCACCAATGTGGTACCTGCGCATTCAGTGTTTGAGTTAGCTCGGAATAACATAGAAGTCCATTCAAACATCAACGGGATTTCTGATCTCTTTCCAG ATATTCACGGTTTCATCAACTGTCCATCTT GTACGTCATTTGCAATGTTATTCGAAAGGGTGGAATTGAACAAGTCACCAGATAGATGGAGAGTTCAGAAAATCATTACAAGCGGTGCTGCTTTTGGAAGCTACATAGTTCTTACTACAGCCATTTTTTATTGGGTTGCAAGTACTGCAAACCCTTTTGCA TGTAAATTCAAACCTATATCACTGATGGGAAGTGATGAGGAAATCAGAGCTGCTTTGTTCCTTCAGATGAGCACAATAAACCAGGCTATTGCACTCTTTGTTCACTCTGATGGTTGCTGCATCATAAGATTCCCTGGGCCTGTTGTCACATTTTCCTTTGTTGTTTCCCAAATG GTGGCAACGCAAAAAGTTGTCCATGGGGATTTGAATTATGCACTAACAAAGGGTATCGGCTGTGTTAGGGCTGGATTGATATGGTTGTACAACTTAGTCCTACTTTTGACCCTGGTTTTAGTTT GTCGCAAATGGGGACACACAAAGATGACTAGTGAAAAGTTGTTGACAATATGCATGCGTTCAGCTATCCTACACATAGTTCTTATCTGGTTTCTGTACGTGGTACTTGATGTTAGGGTACATCAGCCGGTCTCAAGTTAG